One genomic window of Lytechinus variegatus isolate NC3 chromosome 1, Lvar_3.0, whole genome shotgun sequence includes the following:
- the LOC121428796 gene encoding protein CASC3-like, producing the protein MADRRRRRRVRLDDSETKEGDDIVNSSGDESDTILDEDDESDYASADEVEPSASTNQQLEDNDKEIAAEPISLEDIARTEDQPGEKGETLNPPTKDETESPPNSSTLEDNLASGPTDTPSDTVEAQDVPEPQPAKTTPDALHETTVEEQVPEEPEAPGANEVLQTEVAGESISTPAVEGTQEDTSRDASINVQQEPDKGEQLENTVPENRLEPEKDEGVEQLEEKVEEAYPSNKDVTQDENVEVDQRIPEEEEEIQERDVGDERISVGEDSRELNENEEKLEDGEIEKEEELEEGEIEEEDLEEGEIRDEDEDVEDAPDEERQSGDGEEAPQDLDDDEDRKNPQFVPRKGPYYMHDSRTMSDDEEKEQETKPKEKKKLWQNEDRWRHDRFVEEDQAPKSSQELRDIYGMDIRRKKLEDVPMPTRGRGRGRGRGRGRGRGRGRGFRRRDDEDEDSEGWTESRPRRPVYNREPEPPSRDNLQKEEEWPSLPKQESKTVPKKTIRSQTQNSSWAMEAEQEEARQNSRESYREEEQGYDDSYSKERYADDRGRSDNRRIGRGRGYRGNRRGYQEERSEQQEQRSADRGEGDSNDYERQWGFKAPEGSRRTGRISGRGDSRSAEERAHDAYLERQNRRNERYRNNTSTTEFNRDDYERTGRQSKREPDYGSERRDRQQDDVRRDNFYDKREQDINKGHKQQWVNSNYRSEPASSGGRYRQDYNQQDERYETRYEQRNTRNDHRDRRYESQDARHDTQETYSDKRRQGSDYRDNRRHETSHRAGGRAPSSEDVEESRTGEPVREVEREESQPRRQRESKAYSRDRRQRSTRQESKEAPVEQIEEQEMEGLRNLVKELKVSIQDNTAWSHGDQDVQSKLETMPVIEPVGVEVAVDGQEESRQERYDRRERGRPKRYSSQRQRSQDGPVGPAEQPSRGGRDRGYQSRGDYLAHTPPPQPPPMTSPPHHVHHPTPVSGADPHVLAGSPESRMVPPPHPPPHDVMMPPPDMHAGMRPPAPGGHLPSAAFFSPNHPPPQMAQPPHPNQLPPPQFVGGPVMFVGHHYPVMGSQQVPPPPPQQQVPPPQQPVPPPQQVPVQHYSTVPPQGGPPPNRQHNQRRPPLPQGPPPPSQPPPRQPSSSRPGPPPLMGGDDAPNLQGGPPLPGAQMVGGITYYSPELQQSMKRAPPARRQANPLPIEVPPDRGSRRRSDDRS; encoded by the exons GAGATAGCGGCAGAGCCAATATCTCTTGAAGATATAGCAAGGACAGAAGACCAGCCTGGAGAAAAAGGGGAAACACTGAATCCTCCAACTAAAGATGAAACAGAATCTCCTCCCAATTCTTCTACTTTGGAGGATAATCTTGCATCTGGTCCTACCGATACTCCTTCAGATACTGTGGAGGCTCAAGATGTGCCTGAACCACAACCTGCAAAGACAACACCTGATGCTCTTCATGAAACCACCGTAGAAGAGCAAGTGCCAGAAGAACCAGAAGCACCTGGGGCTAATGAAGTTTTACAAACGGAAGTTGCTGGAGAATCTATTAGTACTCCTGCAGTTGAAGGAACCCAGGAAGATACTAGTCGTGATGCCTCCATAAATG TACAACAAGAACCAGACAAAGGAGAGCAGCTGGAAAATACCGTTCCAGAAAATAGATTAGAACCAGAGAAAGATGAAGGTGTTGAACAATTAGAAGAAAAAGTAGAAGAGGCTTATCCAAGCAACAAAGACGTCACCCAGGATGAAAACGTAGAGGTGGATCAACGTATACctgaagaggaggaagagataCAAGAGAGAGATGTTGGCGATGAAAGGATATCAGTTGGGGAAGACAGTAGAGAATTAAatgagaatgaagaaaaattggAGGATGGAGagatagaaaaagaagaagagctGGAAGAAGGAGAGATAGAAGAAGAAGATCTTGAAGAGGGAGAGATTCGCGATGAGGATGAAGATGTGGAAGATGCTCCGGATGAAGAACGACAGAGTGGAGATGGAGAG GAAGCACCCCAGGATctggatgatgatgaagatagaaAGAATCCTCAGTTTGTGCCAAGGAAAGGACCCTATTATATGCATGATAGCAGGACAATGAGTGATGATGAAGAGAAGGAACAAGAAACCAA GccaaaggagaagaagaagctaTGGCAGAATGAGGATCGCTGGAGACATGATAGATTCGTTGAAGAAGATCAAGCCCCCAAGTCCAGTCAAGAGCTACGCGATATTTATGGGATGGACATAAGGAGGAAGAAGCTAGAAGATGTACCAATGCCTACCAGGGGGCGTGGCAGGGGGCGCGGCAGAGGAAGAGGACGGGGTAGAGGGAGAGGAAGGGGATTTAGGAGGagagatgatgaagatgaggatAGTGAGGGGTGGACCGAGTCAAGGCCGAGAAG gCCTGTCTACAACAGAGAACCTGAGCCTCCATCCAGAGATAACCTGCAAAAAGAAGAGGAGTGGCCAAGTCTACCAAAGCAAGAAAGTAAAACAGTGCCAAAGAAGACTATTCGCTCCCAGACACAAAACAGTTCCTGGGCTATGGAAGCAGAGCAGGAAGAAGCCAGGCAAAACTCTAGAGAATCTTACAGGGAAGAGGAACAAGGGTATGATGACAGCTACTCAAAAGAGAGATATGCTGATGATAGGGGACGGAGTGATAACAGGAGGATAGGGAGAGGGCGAGGTTACCGTGGAAATCGTCGAGGGTACCAAGAGGAGCGGAGTGAACAGCAAGAGCAGCGGAGTGCAGATAGGGGTGAAGGGGATAGCAACGATTATGAGAGACAATGGGGCTTCAAGGCTCCGGAAGGATCCAGAAGAACTGGTCGAATCAGTGGTCGGGGAGACAGCAGAAGTGCCGAAGAGCGGGCACATGATGCTTACCTTGAGAGACAGAATCGTAGAAACGAACGCTACAGAAACAATACTTCAACAACAGAATTCAATCGTGATGATTATGAACGCACTGGTCGACAAAGTAAGCGTGAACCAGACTATGGGTCTGAGAGGAGAGACCGTCAGCAGGATGATGTTAGGAGAGATAATTTTTATGACAAAAGAGAACAAGATATCAATAAAGGACACAAGCAACAATGGGTTAATAGCAATTATAGATCAGAACCAGCAAGTTCTGGTGGACGCTATAGACAAGATTATAATCAACAGGATGAGAGATACGAGACTAGGTATGAACAACGGAATACTCGAAATGATCATAGGGACAGAAGATATGAAAGTCAGGATGCCAGACATGATACACAGGAAACATATTCAGATAAAAGGAGGCAAGGTTCTGACTATAGAGATAACCGCCGGCATGAAACATCACATAGAGCAGGTGGACGGGCCCCATCCTCGGAGGATGTTGAAGAAAGCCGAACTGGAGAACCTGTGAGAGAAGTAGAAAGGGAAGAGAGCCAACCACGCAGGCAGCGAGAGAGCAAAGCCTATTCAAGGGATCGTCGTCAAAGAAGTACAAGGCAGGAGAGCAAGGAAGCCCCTGTAGAGCAGATTGAAGAACAGGAGATGGAAGGGCTGAGGAATCTAGTGAAAGAACTTAAGGTTTCCATTCAGGATAACACTGCCTGGAGTCATGGTGATCAAGATGTACAGTCCAAACTAGAAACAATGCCTGTTATTGAACCTGTGGGAGTAGAAG TTGCGGTTGATGGACAAGAAGAATCGCGACAGGAGAGATATGACAGGAGAGAG AGAGGGCGCCCCAAAAGGTATTCATCTCAGCGACAGAGAAGTCAAGATGGACCAGTTGGTCCAGCTGAACAACCATCTCGAGGAGGAAGAGATAGAG GCTACCAGAGCAGAGGGGACTACCTCGCCCATACCCCTCCCCCACAGCCCCCACCGATGACATCACCTCCTCATCATGTTCACCACCCCACCCCAGTGAGTGGAGCAGACCCCCATGTATTAGCAGGTAGTCCAGAGTCAAGGATGGTTCCACCCCCTCACCCTCCCCCTCATGATGTCATGATGCCACCACCTGACATGCATGCTG GTATGAGGCCTCCAGCACCAGGCGGTCACCTCCCCAGTGCAGCCTTCTTCAGTCCTAACCACCCTCCACCCCAGATGGCCCAACCTCCCCATCCCAACCAACTACCTCCTCCTCAGTTTGTAGGCGGACCTGTCATGTTTGTTGGACATCATTACCCTGTCATGGGATCACAGCAGGTGCCTCCTCCGCCTCCCCAGCAACAGGTCCCGCCTCCCCAGCAACCGGTCCCGCCCCCTCAACAGGTCCCAGTTCAGCATTACTCAACTGTGCCTCCACAG GGTGGTCCTCCTCCAAACCGTCAACACAATCAACGACGTCCCCCTCTTCCCCAAGGACCACCTCCACCATCCCAGCCACCACCACGCCAGCCATCTTCATCACGCCCAGGTCCACCACCCCTGATGGGAGGAGATGATGCCCCTAACCTTCAAGGGGGACCACCCCTCCCAGGGGCTCAGATGGTAGGGGGAATCACCTACTACTCACCTGAGTTACAGCAGAGCATGAAGAGAGCACCACCCGCAAGAAGACAGGCCAACCCACTTCCTATTGAAGTGCCACCAGATAGA GGCAGCAGACGAAGATCTGATGACCGTAGTTGA